From Thermoplasmata archaeon, a single genomic window includes:
- a CDS encoding peroxiredoxin, producing the protein MVEAGQPAPDFQEKLQDGSSFRLSSLRGKPVVLYFYPKADTPGCTIEAKGFRDHYAEFQKAGVQIVGVSTDDCPDQQAFATKYSLPFPLVADYGKRVAKAYGVLRPIGTAKRVTFFINPDGAIAEVVDVSGAEQHVERARARYL; encoded by the coding sequence ATGGTCGAAGCAGGTCAGCCCGCGCCGGACTTCCAAGAGAAACTTCAGGACGGCTCGTCCTTCCGCCTCTCCTCGCTCCGAGGGAAGCCGGTGGTGCTCTACTTCTATCCGAAGGCCGACACCCCCGGATGCACGATCGAGGCGAAGGGGTTCCGCGACCACTACGCCGAGTTCCAGAAGGCGGGGGTCCAGATCGTGGGCGTCAGCACCGATGACTGCCCGGATCAGCAGGCGTTCGCGACGAAGTACAGCCTGCCGTTCCCGCTGGTGGCCGATTACGGGAAGAGGGTGGCGAAAGCCTACGGGGTGCTCCGGCCCATCGGGACCGCGAAGCGCGTGACGTTCTTCATCAACCCGGACGGTGCGATCGCGGAGGTCGTGGACGTCTCGGGCGCCGAGCAGCACGTCGAGCGCGCGCGCGCCCGCTACCTCTAG